The following are encoded together in the Blautia obeum ATCC 29174 genome:
- a CDS encoding GntR family transcriptional regulator — protein MNLIINHTSMEPIYEQIVAQIKAEVIEGRMTAGDALPSVRALSRELKISALTVKKAYDNLEEEGLIVTVHGKGSFIAAANQELLMEERRKELEKELEAAVQKARTGGLTAKEIRESFEIIMEDEVC, from the coding sequence TTGAACCTTATTATAAATCATACTTCCATGGAACCAATCTATGAGCAGATTGTAGCACAGATCAAGGCAGAAGTGATTGAAGGAAGAATGACGGCCGGAGATGCGCTTCCATCGGTGAGGGCACTTTCAAGAGAGCTGAAGATCAGTGCGCTGACAGTAAAAAAAGCCTATGACAATTTGGAAGAAGAAGGATTGATTGTGACTGTCCATGGAAAGGGAAGCTTTATTGCGGCAGCAAATCAGGAGCTTCTGATGGAAGAGCGGCGCAAGGAATTGGAGAAAGAACTGGAAGCTGCTGTACAGAAAGCCCGTACCGGGGGATTGACGGCGAAAGAAATCCGGGAGTCATTTGAGATCATAATGGAGGATGAGGTATGTTAG
- a CDS encoding ABC transporter ATP-binding protein: MLVQLDRVMKKYGSFALELNMEIPENQVTGLIGANGAGKSTTFKLMLGLIRPDEGNVEIFGRNAAEMGAEDKQKIGAAFSDSGFSEYLKVQQLIPIMSRFYPDFQEEEFRGRCERFKIPLNKQIKEFSTGMKAKLNVLLALSHDSRLLILDEPTAGLDVVAREEILDLLREYMEIPGRSIVISSHISGDLEHFCDDLYMIHEGKIVLHEETDRILEEYGFLKVSEQEYEALDKEYLLRVRKESFGYSCLTNQKNYYLENYPGIIVEKGSVDEVISMLVKGELL; encoded by the coding sequence ATGTTAGTACAACTGGATCGTGTAATGAAGAAATATGGCAGTTTTGCACTGGAACTGAATATGGAGATTCCAGAGAATCAGGTGACCGGATTGATCGGGGCGAATGGAGCGGGAAAGAGTACGACATTTAAACTGATGCTTGGACTTATCCGTCCGGATGAAGGAAATGTGGAGATATTTGGAAGAAATGCTGCGGAAATGGGTGCAGAGGATAAACAGAAGATTGGAGCCGCATTCTCCGACAGCGGATTTTCCGAATATTTGAAAGTACAGCAGCTTATTCCAATCATGAGCCGTTTTTATCCGGATTTTCAGGAAGAAGAGTTTCGTGGAAGATGTGAGAGATTTAAGATTCCGCTGAATAAACAGATCAAGGAGTTTTCTACCGGAATGAAAGCAAAGCTGAATGTACTTCTTGCACTCAGCCACGACAGCAGATTACTGATTCTTGACGAGCCAACGGCGGGGCTGGATGTGGTTGCAAGAGAAGAAATCCTTGATCTGCTGCGGGAATATATGGAGATCCCGGGACGATCTATTGTGATTAGCTCTCATATTTCCGGTGATCTGGAACATTTCTGTGATGACCTGTATATGATCCATGAAGGCAAAATCGTCCTTCACGAAGAAACGGACCGTATTCTTGAGGAATATGGATTCCTCAAGGTATCAGAGCAGGAATACGAAGCCCTTGACAAAGAATATCTTCTGCGTGTGAGAAAAGAGTCCTTCGGCTATAGCTGTCTGACAAACCAGAAGAATTATTATCTGGAAAATTATCCGGGGATCATAGTCGAAAAAGGAAGTGTAGATGAAGTCATTTCCATGCTGGTGAAGGGAGAACTGTTATGA